A single genomic interval of Croceibacter atlanticus HTCC2559 harbors:
- a CDS encoding AAA family ATPase, which produces MLIQFSVTNYKSFRDKATLSLVASNYDKKVREADNVAAFEDFSFRLLKSAVMYGPNASGKSKFFEAFNFVRHYVRDSATDFTAGDKIPVEPFLLDETSNNEPSEFEVIFLHNGLRYRYGFELTEEKVLSEWLYEKATKEIELFYRDEQFITTHPKKFKKGGVIAKQGFVRDNQLFLSRAVQFNDEISESLYSSLSKLRTLSGLDEKGFQGYTMSLLDKADYKQKILKLLEAADLDIEDIEVEKLDTNNLPTDLPKSLKEFIKKESLDNEKVFVSDVLTKRWKYNNKEEKVGHTHFSMDDMESSGTKKFFALTGPIIDTLENGNTLFVDELDSKLHPNLVEKIVSLFNSKSLNPHNAQLIFNTHNTNLLDSGLLRRDQIWFVEKDSCGSSELHSLSDFKKIRKNEALESNYLRGKYGAIPYLEFFNSFTSKFLEYENEG; this is translated from the coding sequence ATGCTTATTCAGTTTTCTGTAACAAATTATAAATCGTTCAGAGATAAGGCAACCTTATCTTTAGTAGCTTCTAACTATGATAAAAAAGTAAGAGAAGCCGATAACGTTGCGGCGTTTGAAGATTTTTCTTTCCGTTTACTTAAAAGTGCGGTTATGTATGGTCCGAACGCAAGCGGAAAGAGTAAATTCTTTGAAGCTTTTAATTTTGTACGCCACTATGTTAGGGATTCTGCCACTGATTTTACAGCTGGCGATAAAATTCCTGTAGAACCGTTTCTACTTGATGAAACTTCAAATAATGAACCAAGCGAATTTGAAGTAATTTTTTTACATAATGGTTTGAGATATAGATATGGTTTTGAATTGACAGAAGAAAAAGTGCTTTCAGAATGGCTCTATGAAAAAGCTACAAAAGAAATTGAATTGTTTTATCGTGACGAACAATTCATTACTACGCATCCTAAAAAGTTTAAAAAAGGTGGAGTAATTGCCAAACAAGGTTTTGTAAGAGATAATCAACTTTTTCTTTCTCGTGCAGTGCAATTCAATGATGAGATTTCTGAATCTTTATATAGCAGTTTGAGCAAACTACGTACACTTTCTGGTCTTGATGAAAAAGGCTTTCAAGGCTACACAATGTCTCTTTTGGATAAAGCAGATTACAAGCAAAAGATTTTAAAATTATTAGAAGCTGCTGATCTCGATATTGAAGATATTGAAGTCGAAAAATTGGATACAAATAATTTACCTACAGACCTACCTAAATCTTTAAAAGAGTTTATCAAAAAAGAATCTTTGGATAATGAAAAAGTATTCGTTTCAGATGTTTTGACTAAAAGATGGAAGTATAATAATAAGGAAGAAAAAGTAGGCCACACTCATTTTTCTATGGATGATATGGAATCGTCAGGAACAAAGAAGTTTTTTGCTTTGACGGGACCTATTATTGACACTTTAGAAAACGGTAATACTTTGTTTGTTGATGAATTAGACTCTAAATTACATCCAAATCTTGTAGAAAAGATTGTGTCACTTTTTAATTCAAAATCTTTAAATCCACATAATGCTCAATTAATTTTCAATACCCATAATACAAATTTATTAGATAGCGGTTTGTTACGTCGTGATCAAATTTGGTTTGTAGAAAAAGATAGTTGTGGTAGTTCAGAACTTCATTCATTGTCCGATTTTAAAAAAATTAGAAAAAATGAAGCTTTAGAATCAAATTATTTGCGCGGTAAGTACGGGGCAATTCCTTATTTAGAGTTTTTTAATTCATTCACTTCAAAATTTCTGGAATATGAAAATGAAGGATAA
- a CDS encoding ApeA N-terminal domain 1-containing protein gives MKKDQKYYGEVWFAGEESNKQFAVLFYKDDDLMLETNLCAPRTVYKQPQILGVFTGLGYITFIDCRIQHSSSGMVETRIYRPKYTFVSAVHFVNVLNTKVSEFSVINDTIVKWVNHYTWYDHLDEKLLYKKFDDLYTIDEIGLEITISHYLNFQSERTELHIKNRGSILFKKDEPVDILESIRIYVQFQKMLQLLFGRSAKFERFSFKCLSCGEWQQVYYNDKKLTKSTNTYVHTDYEKVKVDLDKVLHAVYTNNSFQFCLDKLMENFIATQTSHNKRFTNSIASFEAFGKLYSGHKSNNLSKFIKHYKTAFVLIGKFTDDEWKSFPSKVVRSRDYHVHSNIANKNVYSEYELLYISFLFDFVIAYLLLETLEVSEDLLKNFIMHGNSVFIDMKRTNEILSANPLLKSQSN, from the coding sequence ATGAAAAAGGATCAAAAATATTATGGGGAAGTATGGTTTGCTGGCGAAGAAAGCAACAAGCAATTTGCTGTGCTTTTTTATAAAGATGACGATCTAATGTTGGAAACAAATCTTTGTGCACCAAGAACAGTTTATAAACAACCACAAATTTTAGGAGTTTTTACTGGATTAGGGTACATAACTTTCATTGACTGTCGTATTCAACATTCTTCATCAGGAATGGTCGAGACACGAATATATCGTCCTAAATATACATTTGTAAGTGCAGTTCATTTCGTAAATGTTTTAAATACGAAAGTCTCTGAATTTTCTGTTATTAATGATACAATAGTAAAATGGGTAAATCATTATACGTGGTATGACCATTTGGATGAAAAACTACTCTATAAAAAATTTGACGATCTCTATACAATTGATGAGATAGGATTAGAAATAACAATAAGTCATTATTTGAATTTTCAATCTGAAAGAACAGAGTTACATATCAAAAATCGTGGTTCAATTCTGTTTAAAAAGGATGAGCCCGTCGATATTTTGGAATCGATTAGAATTTATGTTCAATTTCAAAAAATGCTACAACTACTCTTTGGGCGGTCAGCCAAGTTTGAAAGGTTCAGTTTTAAATGTCTTTCCTGTGGAGAGTGGCAGCAGGTTTATTATAATGATAAAAAATTAACCAAGTCCACAAATACTTATGTACATACAGATTATGAGAAAGTAAAAGTTGATTTAGACAAAGTGCTGCACGCAGTGTACACTAATAATTCTTTTCAATTCTGCCTGGACAAGCTGATGGAAAACTTCATAGCTACCCAAACAAGCCATAACAAGAGATTTACTAATAGTATAGCATCTTTTGAAGCCTTTGGGAAATTATATTCAGGACATAAATCAAATAACCTGTCAAAGTTCATTAAACATTACAAAACAGCATTTGTACTAATCGGTAAATTTACTGATGATGAGTGGAAATCATTTCCAAGTAAAGTAGTACGTTCAAGAGATTATCACGTTCATAGCAATATTGCCAACAAGAATGTATACAGTGAATATGAATTACTCTACATAAGCTTTCTATTCGATTTTGTAATAGCTTATCTATTACTCGAAACCCTTGAAGTATCGGAAGATCTATTAAAGAATTTCATTATGCACGGCAACAGCGTATTTATCGATATGAAAAGAACCAATGAAATATTAAGTGCAAATCCACTGCTAAAATCTCAATCAAATTAA
- a CDS encoding ATPase, giving the protein MSIETTYNPKNPGTLILGANEFQVAILRDEVLQYDFKASIRFLEAKGKILFGRHFKIHEEDYELLYKLVTYFIEDQRVGNKLEIDLNKGILLSGPVGCGKTTLMRLLPHLVPHKRHYQSTLMPCRNIVFGFNNLGYKIIEDYADTKAYCFDDLGVESIGRHYGKDCNVMGEILITRYEVIMNQKLSHRAQLRCHITTNLNSLEIEERYGERVRSRMREMFNLISFDENSSDKRH; this is encoded by the coding sequence ATGAGTATTGAAACCACATACAACCCAAAAAATCCAGGCACACTTATTCTTGGTGCCAACGAGTTTCAAGTTGCAATTCTTAGGGATGAGGTTCTGCAATATGATTTCAAAGCCTCAATACGGTTTTTGGAAGCAAAGGGAAAAATACTTTTTGGTAGGCATTTCAAAATACACGAAGAAGACTACGAACTCCTGTACAAGCTTGTGACATACTTCATCGAAGACCAAAGAGTAGGCAACAAACTAGAGATTGACCTCAACAAAGGCATTTTACTTTCAGGACCAGTAGGCTGTGGAAAAACCACGTTGATGAGATTGCTACCTCATCTTGTACCGCACAAACGGCACTATCAATCAACCTTGATGCCGTGTCGAAACATCGTCTTTGGGTTCAATAACTTGGGTTATAAAATCATAGAAGACTACGCCGATACTAAAGCCTATTGCTTTGATGATTTAGGTGTAGAGTCAATAGGTAGGCACTATGGCAAAGACTGTAATGTAATGGGCGAGATACTAATCACTAGATATGAAGTGATAATGAATCAAAAGTTGTCACATCGAGCGCAGTTGAGATGCCATATCACCACAAACCTCAATTCCCTTGAAATTGAAGAGCGTTACGGTGAAAGAGTAAGGTCAAGAATGAGGGAAATGTTTAATCTTATTTCATTTGATGAGAATAGTTCAGATAAAAGACATTAA
- a CDS encoding helix-turn-helix domain-containing protein, whose protein sequence is MPTQIITTDDLREFKLELFEELKDLIKNPVPNKQKKYLKSAEVLEMLQISPGTLQNLRINGTLPYSKIGGVILYDAEEINQVLLENRIDNSI, encoded by the coding sequence ATGCCGACACAAATTATCACCACAGACGACCTAAGAGAATTCAAACTCGAACTCTTCGAAGAACTCAAAGACCTCATCAAAAACCCAGTACCTAATAAGCAGAAAAAATACCTCAAATCTGCTGAGGTGCTGGAAATGCTTCAAATTAGTCCAGGCACACTTCAGAATCTTAGAATTAACGGTACACTGCCATACTCCAAAATAGGCGGTGTTATCCTATACGATGCAGAGGAAATCAACCAGGTACTTTTAGAAAACAGAATCGACAATTCAATTTAA
- a CDS encoding RteC domain-containing protein, which produces MEKNLLATLSNYKTEIEPIITSDLSDIAIISNGIAKSRMCIHSFRTTLRSSKFRSRKAEVHFFKYTKPYVYGRLKFFVKLHKYLLLKPQGSIAKQRAHIDEAVLKLEAHNSKNIDFVGYYRRDEKNLDKYYFVRGKDEIGLASDSSHFYTDPEFSTSHDNLAAQIIAYDLLIEHYNEELDRLRKKELNLSIEPDSPAILNNLSWTASKTDLVEIIYALQASGAIRNGQAEINKMALVCEKLFDLELGNFYRTYLEIKERKNDRTRFLTKLKRDLEQKMKNDDEKY; this is translated from the coding sequence ATGGAAAAAAATTTACTCGCTACACTTTCAAATTACAAAACAGAAATTGAACCCATCATTACATCTGACCTATCAGATATAGCAATCATAAGCAATGGCATTGCAAAGTCAAGAATGTGTATTCATAGTTTCAGAACTACTCTTAGATCATCAAAATTTAGAAGTAGAAAAGCTGAGGTACATTTCTTCAAATACACAAAACCTTATGTATATGGACGACTAAAGTTTTTTGTAAAACTTCATAAATATTTACTGCTCAAACCTCAAGGAAGTATAGCAAAACAACGGGCTCACATTGATGAAGCCGTATTGAAGTTGGAGGCACATAATTCTAAAAACATTGATTTTGTAGGTTACTATCGAAGGGATGAAAAAAATTTAGACAAATACTATTTTGTACGTGGCAAAGACGAGATAGGCTTAGCGTCTGACTCTTCACACTTTTATACAGATCCAGAATTTAGCACCAGTCACGATAATTTGGCAGCTCAGATAATAGCCTATGATTTGTTGATTGAACATTATAATGAAGAATTGGATAGACTACGTAAAAAAGAGCTCAACTTATCAATTGAGCCAGACAGCCCAGCAATTCTCAATAATTTATCCTGGACCGCTTCCAAGACTGATTTAGTTGAGATTATATATGCACTGCAAGCGTCTGGTGCGATTAGAAATGGTCAGGCAGAAATCAATAAGATGGCATTGGTCTGTGAAAAATTATTTGATTTAGAATTAGGAAATTTCTATCGTACCTACTTGGAAATTAAAGAGCGTAAGAATGATAGAACAAGATTTTTGACTAAGCTTAAAAGAGATCTTGAACAAAAAATGAAAAATGATGACGAAAAATATTAG
- a CDS encoding heavy metal translocating P-type ATPase, with amino-acid sequence MKKKKVNLRDIDPKEHQGEHSHDDGHNHDHGDGSAFKTYIPAIVSFVMLILGIAVDYFDAIPAFKGWVRIVWYTIAYLPVGFPVIKEGWKSIMRGDVFTEFLLMSIATLGAFAIGEYPEGVAVMLFYAVGELFQNAAVNRAKGNIKALLDVRPNEALVYRDGDYVSVNPETVEIGEKIQVRVGEKVPLDGILLSEKGSFNTAALTGESKPDTIAKGDSVFAGSINLDGVIEVETTKEFKDSSIARILDMVQNATARKSKTELFIRKFARIYTPIVVFLAIGLTFLPYFFVDDYVFRDWLYRALIFLVISCPCALVISIPLGYFGGLGAASRNGILFKGASFLDAMTQVNTVVMDKTGTVTKAVFKIKEIVTGSAFAKAEFMKYLMAMEEQSTHPIAIAIMEYKAEGADYNATDVSEIAGKGLKGSVNGKTVLVGNKALMTAHQIEVPAETDNIVESIVMVGIDGAFAGYVTIADELKDDAHQAIKEIRAAGIDKIIMLSGDKDSITQEVAKELGIDWAKGGMLPEDKLNEVEKLKQQPDTKVAFIGDGINDAPVLAASDVGIAMGGLGSDVAIETADVIIQTDQPSKISRAIKIGRSTRRVVWQNIILAFGVKVIVLILGAGGLATMWEAVFADVGVALLAILNAVRLQKMKWE; translated from the coding sequence ATGAAAAAGAAAAAAGTAAACTTACGTGACATAGACCCAAAAGAACATCAAGGCGAACATTCTCACGATGATGGTCACAATCACGATCACGGAGATGGAAGTGCATTTAAAACGTACATCCCTGCGATAGTAAGCTTTGTAATGCTTATTCTAGGCATAGCTGTTGATTATTTTGATGCCATTCCAGCCTTTAAAGGTTGGGTACGGATTGTTTGGTACACCATTGCTTATTTACCTGTAGGTTTTCCAGTTATTAAAGAAGGTTGGAAAAGTATTATGCGTGGCGATGTCTTCACAGAATTTTTATTAATGTCTATTGCCACCTTGGGTGCATTTGCGATAGGAGAATATCCAGAAGGGGTAGCCGTAATGCTGTTTTATGCTGTGGGCGAACTCTTCCAAAATGCGGCTGTTAACCGTGCAAAAGGAAATATAAAAGCCCTACTCGATGTAAGACCCAATGAGGCATTAGTTTATCGTGATGGCGATTATGTTTCAGTAAATCCCGAGACAGTTGAAATTGGCGAAAAGATACAAGTGCGTGTGGGCGAAAAAGTCCCACTAGATGGTATTCTGCTTTCTGAAAAGGGATCTTTTAATACTGCGGCCTTGACAGGTGAAAGCAAGCCTGATACAATTGCTAAAGGCGATAGTGTTTTTGCTGGAAGTATTAATCTCGATGGAGTTATTGAAGTTGAAACAACAAAAGAATTTAAGGACAGTTCCATTGCACGTATTCTCGATATGGTGCAAAACGCAACTGCTAGAAAATCAAAAACGGAATTGTTTATTAGAAAATTTGCGCGGATTTATACGCCTATCGTTGTATTCCTTGCCATCGGCCTGACGTTTCTTCCTTACTTTTTTGTAGATGATTATGTGTTTAGAGATTGGTTATATCGTGCATTGATATTCCTCGTGATTTCGTGTCCTTGTGCTTTGGTTATCTCGATACCGCTAGGTTATTTCGGTGGTTTGGGAGCTGCTTCACGTAATGGTATTCTTTTTAAGGGTGCGTCCTTTCTCGATGCAATGACTCAAGTTAATACCGTAGTGATGGATAAGACGGGAACGGTCACTAAAGCAGTATTTAAGATTAAAGAAATTGTTACTGGTTCCGCTTTCGCGAAAGCAGAATTTATGAAATACCTAATGGCAATGGAAGAGCAATCCACGCATCCAATAGCAATAGCCATTATGGAATATAAAGCTGAAGGAGCAGATTATAATGCTACAGACGTTTCTGAAATTGCAGGTAAAGGTTTGAAAGGTAGTGTAAATGGAAAAACAGTCTTAGTTGGGAACAAAGCATTGATGACAGCACATCAGATAGAGGTACCAGCAGAAACAGACAACATTGTTGAGTCTATAGTTATGGTAGGCATTGATGGCGCATTTGCAGGTTATGTAACAATTGCCGATGAATTGAAAGACGATGCGCATCAAGCGATCAAAGAAATAAGGGCAGCAGGAATCGATAAGATTATTATGCTTTCTGGAGATAAGGATTCTATCACTCAAGAAGTAGCAAAAGAATTAGGCATCGACTGGGCAAAAGGTGGAATGCTTCCAGAAGACAAACTCAACGAGGTGGAAAAATTAAAACAGCAACCAGATACTAAGGTGGCTTTTATAGGTGATGGTATTAATGATGCGCCTGTACTTGCGGCTAGTGATGTAGGAATCGCGATGGGCGGTCTTGGTAGCGATGTGGCTATTGAAACCGCAGATGTTATTATACAAACAGATCAACCCAGTAAAATCTCAAGAGCGATAAAAATAGGCCGTTCTACACGTCGGGTTGTTTGGCAAAATATCATACTTGCCTTTGGCGTGAAAGTTATTGTATTAATATTAGGCGCTGGAGGTCTCGCCACAATGTGGGAAGCAGTCTTTGCAGATGTGGGCGTCGCATTGCTGGCTATTCTCAATGCTGTGCGATTACAGAAAATGAAGTGGGAATAG
- a CDS encoding GDCCVxC domain-containing (seleno)protein encodes MQTILKSEITCPACGYKKEENMPTNACQFFYECKDCKIVLKPKEGDCCVYCSYGTVPCPPIQQNKSCC; translated from the coding sequence ATGCAAACCATATTAAAATCGGAAATCACTTGCCCAGCCTGTGGTTATAAAAAAGAAGAAAATATGCCAACAAATGCCTGTCAATTCTTTTATGAATGTAAGGATTGTAAAATAGTTCTCAAACCAAAGGAAGGAGATTGCTGCGTGTATTGCTCATACGGAACCGTTCCTTGTCCACCAATTCAACAAAACAAAAGTTGTTGCTAA
- the merTP gene encoding mercuric transport protein MerTP → MKNKLAVTSILTAITASLCCITPVLALIAGTTGVASTFSWIEPFRPYLIGLTILILLFAWYQKLKPEKEIDCECETDEKPKFMYSKTFLGIVTAFAIVMLAFPYYSSMLYPKTEKQIIIVNNSNIKTTEYKISGMTCASCEAHVNREVNKLNGIVNSKTSYENANAIIEYDKTKTNETEIEKAINATGYKVTDKK, encoded by the coding sequence ATGAAAAATAAACTAGCGGTTACAAGTATCCTAACAGCAATCACAGCTTCATTGTGTTGTATCACACCTGTTCTGGCATTAATTGCAGGAACAACTGGTGTAGCCTCAACATTTTCTTGGATAGAACCATTTAGACCTTACTTAATAGGGCTAACAATATTAATTCTTCTGTTTGCTTGGTATCAAAAATTGAAACCAGAAAAAGAAATAGACTGCGAATGTGAAACGGATGAAAAACCAAAATTTATGTATTCAAAAACCTTTTTAGGTATTGTAACGGCATTTGCAATTGTGATGTTGGCTTTCCCATACTACTCAAGTATGTTATATCCAAAAACCGAAAAACAAATCATAATAGTTAATAACTCAAATATCAAAACAACAGAGTATAAAATAAGCGGTATGACCTGTGCCAGTTGTGAAGCACACGTAAACCGCGAAGTAAATAAACTCAACGGAATTGTAAATTCAAAAACATCATACGAAAATGCTAACGCAATTATTGAGTATGATAAAACTAAAACGAACGAAACGGAAATTGAGAAAGCAATTAATGCTACAGGTTATAAAGTAACTGATAAAAAATAA
- a CDS encoding Fur family transcriptional regulator codes for MTEIEKTLSDHKVRPTAMRILIYKYLAQQKIALALLDIETAFAKAERSTIFRTLKTFEENGIVHQIEDGTGITKYALCEPGCNCEIDQDLHLHFHCSNCDETVCLTEHKIPHINLPDGYVAEDVNLVVTGVCEKCSS; via the coding sequence ATGACTGAAATAGAAAAAACATTGAGCGATCATAAGGTGCGTCCTACCGCAATGCGCATTTTGATCTACAAATATCTGGCTCAACAAAAGATTGCACTGGCTTTGCTTGATATAGAGACCGCTTTCGCGAAAGCGGAACGATCTACCATCTTTAGAACATTAAAAACTTTTGAAGAGAACGGTATTGTACACCAAATAGAAGATGGTACCGGAATCACTAAGTACGCACTTTGTGAGCCAGGTTGCAATTGCGAGATAGATCAAGATTTACACTTGCATTTTCATTGCAGTAATTGTGATGAAACTGTTTGCTTGACAGAACATAAAATACCACACATCAACCTTCCAGATGGCTACGTAGCCGAAGATGTAAATCTTGTTGTGACAGGTGTTTGTGAAAAGTGCAGTAGTTGA
- a CDS encoding cation diffusion facilitator family transporter, with protein sequence MKEARKQNLKEARTLQIWNVIYDVIEVVVSLIAGFTANSSALIGWGLDSTIEVVSAGTLGWRLHGEIKGIDEEKVKRRQKITLNVIAISFTLICVFISYDSITKLINQETANWSTLGLIILLVSLAVNPILIYFKRKYGKKLDSPALLADAKDTFICLYQTIVVLIGLLLVNWLGWWWADPVAALLIVPYAAKEGWEAYNKARNINYNIAKND encoded by the coding sequence ATGAAAGAAGCAAGAAAACAAAATTTAAAAGAAGCCAGGACACTACAGATTTGGAATGTTATTTATGATGTTATTGAAGTAGTGGTCTCGCTTATAGCAGGATTTACGGCCAATAGTTCGGCATTGATTGGTTGGGGATTAGACAGCACAATTGAAGTCGTAAGTGCGGGAACATTAGGCTGGCGACTACACGGCGAGATTAAAGGTATTGATGAAGAAAAAGTAAAACGAAGACAAAAAATCACGTTAAACGTAATAGCAATTTCATTTACGCTCATCTGTGTTTTCATTTCGTATGACTCCATTACAAAGCTTATAAATCAAGAAACTGCAAACTGGAGCACTTTGGGACTTATTATATTATTGGTTTCCCTCGCTGTAAATCCAATTCTAATATATTTCAAAAGAAAATATGGAAAGAAACTGGACAGTCCAGCCTTGCTTGCTGATGCTAAAGATACCTTTATTTGCTTATATCAAACCATAGTCGTACTTATAGGATTGCTATTGGTCAACTGGTTAGGCTGGTGGTGGGCAGACCCTGTGGCAGCATTGCTTATCGTGCCCTATGCGGCAAAAGAAGGCTGGGAAGCCTACAACAAAGCCAGAAACATCAATTATAACATCGCGAAAAATGACTGA
- a CDS encoding efflux RND transporter periplasmic adaptor subunit, which produces MKTIKYIPITAMLFALTLLSCGDTKSEDGHDEATHSETEENHSEGEDEEDNMEGEAKEVMLTAQQFEALQMEIDTLSQRYMSGYVEANGTLEVPPQNEASITAITGANVASIEVIEGDEVKKNQAVAYLSHPSIIQIQSDYLNAHSNSRFLKQEYERQKRLYEAGVASGMNFQKATADYQSSTAMVSGLEAQLRQYNINVSGVRNGTIYQRVALRSPIAGVVEKVFIKTGQYVEPQTNLMQIVDTDHVHADLMVFEKDVDKVKKGQKVRFSIQSRPGKELEAEIYSVSQTFEQDPKAVHVHAEIENKEGGLIPGMYIKGKIEVDNQQATALPESAIVTEAGKNYVFRAQREGDAWSFKPVEVTTGEKDGDWIAIRFFENPDPNTRFAFNNAYYLMGEMKKGETEHEH; this is translated from the coding sequence ATGAAAACGATAAAATATATACCGATTACCGCAATGCTTTTTGCATTGACATTACTCAGCTGTGGCGACACAAAATCTGAAGATGGCCACGATGAAGCCACCCATTCTGAAACAGAAGAAAATCACTCTGAAGGGGAAGATGAAGAAGATAATATGGAAGGCGAAGCTAAGGAAGTAATGCTCACGGCACAGCAGTTTGAAGCCTTACAGATGGAAATTGACACGCTCTCACAACGTTATATGAGCGGTTATGTAGAAGCAAATGGCACGCTGGAAGTACCACCCCAAAACGAAGCATCCATTACCGCCATAACAGGAGCAAATGTGGCATCCATAGAAGTAATAGAAGGTGATGAAGTTAAAAAAAATCAAGCGGTTGCCTATCTCTCACATCCCAGCATCATACAGATACAGAGCGATTACTTAAATGCACACAGCAACAGTCGGTTTTTAAAACAAGAATACGAACGTCAAAAAAGGCTTTATGAAGCTGGTGTAGCATCTGGAATGAACTTCCAAAAAGCAACGGCAGACTATCAGTCATCTACCGCAATGGTGAGTGGATTGGAAGCGCAGTTGCGACAATATAACATTAATGTGAGTGGCGTGCGCAATGGTACTATTTACCAGCGTGTTGCATTGCGCAGTCCCATAGCAGGTGTTGTAGAAAAAGTATTTATAAAGACTGGGCAATATGTGGAGCCACAGACCAACTTAATGCAAATAGTAGATACAGACCACGTGCACGCAGATTTAATGGTTTTTGAAAAAGATGTGGACAAAGTGAAGAAAGGCCAAAAAGTACGTTTCAGTATTCAATCGAGGCCAGGAAAAGAGTTGGAAGCCGAAATTTATTCGGTTAGTCAAACTTTTGAGCAAGATCCAAAAGCGGTTCACGTACACGCTGAAATTGAGAATAAAGAAGGTGGTCTTATCCCTGGTATGTATATAAAAGGTAAAATTGAAGTTGATAACCAACAGGCTACTGCACTACCTGAAAGTGCCATAGTTACTGAAGCTGGAAAGAATTATGTATTTAGAGCGCAAAGGGAAGGCGATGCCTGGAGTTTTAAACCAGTAGAGGTTACAACAGGCGAGAAAGATGGCGACTGGATAGCCATACGCTTTTTTGAAAACCCAGATCCTAACACACGTTTTGCATTCAACAATGCCTATTACCTGATGGGAGAAATGAAAAAGGGAGAAACTGAACACGAACATTAA